The following coding sequences are from one Rutidosis leptorrhynchoides isolate AG116_Rl617_1_P2 chromosome 11, CSIRO_AGI_Rlap_v1, whole genome shotgun sequence window:
- the LOC139877464 gene encoding protein GRAVITROPIC IN THE LIGHT 1, whose translation MANKVSNISDLIQRVTSNCLINPIGSARHYADDLTDIQSSDSDSNSDYEQEIKTASSAVPKTEYNNSKVDNSKQMEMVMFMTEVFETVSLLKKAYVSLQEAHCPYDQDKMRSSDVAVVAELRKLGVLRERFRRSVVKFGGGDAAAGRVVAGVTLREVVAPYEAAMEKLKNEVKSKEVEIQNLKEKLNSPAVSSGGSGGRKSRSHQSKKKVNYSSQLVQVSPSPMPELFESSISSVKEGSKSFTSLLLSLMKSAHWDIAATVRSIEASATTNGTPADTRDSIVGPNHAKYALESYVNRKIFQGFDHETFYMDGSLSSLLNPNQFRTECFTQYRDMKAMDPIELLGILPTCQFGSFCSKKYLSIVHPKMEESLFGDLEQRRQVLAGNHPRTRFYGEFLVLAKAVWLLHLLAFSLDQPPTHFEGSRGAEFHPEYMESVVRFPGGRVAAGHVVGFPVSPGFKVGNGSIVKARVYVVPKGEL comes from the exons ATGGCCAACAAGGTGTCCAATATTTCAGATCTGATCCAACGAGTTACATCCAACTGTTTGATCAATCCTATCGGTTCCGCCCGTCATTACGCCGACGACCTCACCGACATTCAGTCCTCCGATTCCGATTCCAATTCCGACTACGAACAAGAAATTAAAACGGCGTCGTCTGCGGTACCAAAGACGGAGTATAATAATAGTAAAGTCGATAACAGTAAACAAATGGAAATGGTGATGTTTATGACCGAAGTCTTCGAAACGGTGTCGTTGTTGAAGAAAGCTTATGTTAGTTTACAGGAAGCGCATTGTCCATATGATCAGGATAAAATGAGGTCGTCTGACGTGGCGGTTGTTGCTGAGCTGAGGAAGTTAGGTGTTTTGAGAGAGCGGTTTCGTCGGAGTGTGGTTAAATTTGGCGGCGGTGACGCCGCTGCCGGAAGAGTGGTGGCCGGAGTGACGTTGAGGGAGGTGGTGGCGCCGTATGAGGCGGCGATGGAGAAACTGAAGAATGAGGTGAAGAGTAAAGAAGTGGAGATTCAGAATTTGAAAGAGAAATTGAATTCGCCGGCGGTGAGTAGCGGCGGGAGTGGTGGCCGGAAAAGTAGGTCGCATCAGTCAAAGAAAAAAGTCAACTATAGTAGTCAATTAGTACAAG TATCGCCATCTCCTATGCCGGAGCTTTTCGAATCATCCATAAGCTCCGTAAAAGAAGGATCAAAATCATTTACATCACTGCTTCTCTCGCTTATGAAATCAGCACATTGGGACATTGCAGCCACCGTGAGATCTATCGAAGCCTCGGCCACTACGAATGGTACACCAGCTGACACACGAGATTCAATAGTCGGACCTAACCACGCTAAATACGCTCTCGAATCCTACGTGAACCGAAAGATCTTCCAAGGTTTTGACCACGAGAcgttttatatggacggaagtctTTCGTCTCTCCTAAACCCTAACCAATTCCGGACCGAGTGTTTTACTCAATATCGTGACATGAAAGCAATGGACCCAATCGAGCTCCTCGGGATCCTTCCGACTTGCCAGTTCGGAAGTTTTTGCTCGAAAAAGTATCTTTCGATCGTGCACCCGAAAATGGAAGAATCGTTATTCGGTGATCTAGAACAACGGAGACAAGTTTTGGCGGGAAACCACCCGAGGACGCGATTCTATGGCGAGTTTTTAGTGCTGGCGAAAGCAGTTTGGCTTCTGCATTTGCTTGCATTTTCACTAGACCAGCCACCGACTCATTTTGAAGGAAGTAGGGGAGCAGAGTTTCATCCGGAGTATATGGAGAGCGTGGTGAGGTTTCCTGGAGGTCGAGTTGCCGCGGGCCACGTTGTCGGGTTTCCGGTGAGCCCGGGGTTTAAGGTTGGGAATGGGTCAATTGTAAAAGCAAGGGTGTATGTTGTTCCTAAGGGTGAATTGTAG
- the LOC139874444 gene encoding uncharacterized protein → MDNNWAMSWVTCYKADGLWQINVRIILMYRSKMDWTEEQQCVICDRGGDLLVCNGDGCPISVHKSCMGCKTYLDDGGNFYCPYCTYKQFMAQISKSREKALLTKKNLSAFLEKETGNIKQQEPIVGMTSKEKETSSKEQNVDVNNLVQNRWVKNHQQSETPLPSEETRDTLISEQVNTCRIMVVYNPNSNADDASGLDCKADQLESDISLKTKVDNQTGTTNHQPDTYVQSKSVEIVSIEKEITSRKRKQTVAFNKSGISKKQKECIMEDGADKLKSSQNVVQLQSKPHSRIDPKDINISKSDPKELKDSCNPQLKPTRQTNEGLKDGSLDRSIKLPLQTEKRRVLWTEQEEYMLKEGVEKFSSSGRKNLPWKKILDFGRHVFHPYRNPSDLKDKWRKIGK, encoded by the exons ATGGACAATAACTGGGCGATGAGCTGGGTGACATG CTACAAG GCAGATGGTTTATGGCAGATTAATGTTAGGATTATACTTATGTATCGATCT AAAATGGATTGGACTGAAGAGCAACAATGTGTAATATGTGATAGAGGTGGAGACTTGTTGGTTTGTAATGGCGATGGCTGCCCTATATCGGTTCATAAAAGCTGCATGGGTTGTAAGACGTATTTGGATGATGGGGGTAACTTTTACTGTCCGTATTGTACTTATAAACAATTCATGGCACAAATATCTAAGTCAAGGGAAAAGGCGTTGTTGACCAAGAAAAATTTATCAGCCTTTTTAGAAAAAGAAACGGGAAATATCAAACAGCAGGAGCCAATAGTTGGGATGACTAGTAAAGAGAAAGAAACTTCATCGAAAGAACAAAATGTAGATGTGAATAATCTCGTTCAAAATCGTTGGGTCAAGAATCATCAACAGTCTGAAACCCCTTTACCAAGCGAAGAAACTCGTGACACTCTCATATCTGAACAAGTTAATACATGTAGGATAATGGTTGTTTACAATCCAAACTCAAATGCTGATGATGCGTCTGGTCTTGATTGTAAAGCTGACCAACTTGAATCGGATATTAGTTTAAAGACCAAAGTTGACAATCAAACAGGAACTACTAATCACCAGCCTGATACATATGTGCAGTCCAAAAGTGTTGAAATTGTGTCCATAGAAAAGGAAATTACATCAAGAAAAAGAAAGCAGACAGTGGCATTTAATAAGAGTGGAATAAGCAAAAAACAAAAGGAATGCATAATGGAAGATGGTGCAGATAAATTGAAATCTTCACAAAATGTGGTGCAGTTACAATCAAAACCTCATAGCAGGATTGACCCAAAAGATATAAACATAAGCAAAAGCGACCCAAAAGAACTTAAAGATTCTTGTAATCCGCAGTTGAAACCTACTAGGCAGACCAATGAAGGACTTAAAGATGGTTCTCTTGACAG AAGTATAAAACTACCATTGCAGACAGAAAAGCGAAGAGTACTCTGGACTGAACAAGAAGAATATATGCTTAAG GAAGGAGTTGAAAAATTCTCATCATCAGGACGCAAAAACCTCCCATGGAAGAAAATACTGGATTTTGGACGTCATGTATTTCATCCGTATCGCAACCCTTCTGACCTGAAGGATAAATGGAGGAAAATTGGAAAGTAG